A single genomic interval of Chitinophaga sp. 180180018-3 harbors:
- the clpB gene encoding ATP-dependent chaperone ClpB, whose protein sequence is MNLNNFTIKSQEILQQAQQLAFNNQNQSIETGHLLKALLNDEDSPIEYLLKKNDVNTSFVNSKLNEQINKYPRMAGGDAGQTLSRDANNAILRAGAAIKEFKDEFVSVEHLLLGILGGNDDTAKLLKDAGLTEKGLKAAIKELRKGDTVNSQTGGTQYNTLQKYAKNLNEMAREGKLDPVIGRDEEIRRTLHILSRRSKNNPILVGEPGVGKTAIVEGLGHRIINGDVPENLKSKTIYALDMGALMAGAKYRGEFEERLKGVVKEVAESNGEIILFIDEIHTLIGAGAMEGAMDAANILKPALARGELRAIGATTLNEYQKYFEKDKALERRFQKVLVDEPSVEDAISILRGLKEKYESHHHVLIKDEAIIAAVELSHRYITDRFLPDKAIDLIDESAAKLRLEMNSMPEELDELERRIRQLEIEREAIKRENDEEKLRELGEEIARLGEERNTFKAKWQAEKEVVDQIQNAKSAIENLKLEAEQAERNGDFGRVAEIRYGKVKEQEKLVHDLSEELNKISANHKRLLKEEVDAEDIAENVAKATGIPVSKMMQSEKDKLLHLEEELHQRVVGQDEAIIAVSDAIRRSRAGLQDPRRPIGSFIFLGTTGVGKTELAKALAEYLFDDENMMTRIDMSEYQEKHAVSRLVGAPPGYVGYDEGGQLTEAVRRKPYSVVLLDEIEKAHPDTFNILLQVLDDGRLTDNKGRVVNFKNTIIIMTSNMGSHIIQENFENINDSNREEIVDKTKEEVMNLLKQTIRPEFLNRVDEVIMFQPLMRSEIKGIINIQLQQLKDMVAKNGMILEFSDYALEYLSVQGYDPQFGARPLKRLIQKEIINLLSKKILAGDIDKSKPVLIDVFDGVVVIRNK, encoded by the coding sequence ATGAATCTGAATAATTTTACTATAAAATCACAGGAAATCCTCCAGCAGGCTCAGCAACTGGCTTTCAATAATCAGAATCAGTCTATTGAAACCGGGCACCTCCTGAAGGCCCTGTTAAACGATGAGGACAGTCCCATTGAATACCTGTTGAAAAAGAATGACGTGAATACATCTTTCGTCAACAGCAAACTCAATGAACAAATCAACAAATACCCGCGCATGGCAGGTGGAGACGCCGGCCAGACGCTCAGCCGCGATGCCAACAACGCTATCCTGCGTGCCGGCGCCGCTATAAAAGAATTTAAGGATGAATTTGTCAGCGTAGAACATCTGCTCCTCGGTATACTCGGCGGCAACGACGACACTGCCAAACTACTCAAGGATGCCGGGTTGACCGAAAAAGGCCTCAAAGCCGCCATCAAAGAACTACGTAAGGGCGACACCGTTAATTCACAAACCGGCGGTACCCAATACAATACGTTACAGAAATACGCCAAAAACCTCAACGAAATGGCGAGGGAAGGAAAGCTCGACCCCGTTATTGGTCGTGATGAAGAAATTCGCCGTACCCTCCATATCCTCTCCAGGAGGTCTAAAAACAACCCCATTCTGGTAGGGGAACCCGGTGTAGGTAAAACTGCCATTGTGGAAGGTTTGGGGCATAGAATCATCAATGGCGATGTGCCTGAGAACCTGAAATCAAAAACCATCTATGCACTCGATATGGGCGCTTTGATGGCTGGAGCCAAATACCGCGGTGAGTTTGAAGAGAGACTGAAAGGCGTGGTGAAGGAAGTGGCCGAGAGCAATGGAGAGATCATCCTCTTTATTGATGAGATCCATACCCTGATCGGGGCGGGTGCCATGGAAGGCGCCATGGATGCCGCTAATATCCTGAAACCGGCATTGGCAAGGGGGGAGCTCCGCGCTATCGGTGCTACTACGCTCAATGAATACCAGAAATATTTTGAGAAAGATAAAGCCCTGGAACGACGCTTCCAGAAAGTATTGGTGGATGAACCTTCTGTGGAAGATGCCATCTCCATCCTCCGTGGTCTGAAGGAAAAATATGAAAGCCATCACCACGTGCTGATTAAAGATGAAGCGATCATTGCTGCGGTGGAATTATCACACCGCTATATTACCGATCGTTTCCTCCCCGATAAGGCTATCGACCTGATCGATGAAAGCGCCGCGAAACTCCGCCTGGAAATGAACTCCATGCCGGAAGAACTGGATGAACTGGAAAGAAGAATCAGGCAACTGGAAATCGAGCGCGAAGCGATTAAAAGAGAAAATGATGAAGAAAAACTCCGTGAATTAGGAGAAGAAATAGCCCGGCTTGGTGAAGAACGAAATACGTTCAAAGCCAAATGGCAGGCAGAAAAAGAAGTGGTAGACCAGATACAGAACGCCAAATCTGCTATCGAAAACCTGAAGCTGGAAGCGGAACAGGCGGAACGTAATGGCGATTTTGGTCGCGTTGCAGAGATCCGCTACGGTAAAGTGAAGGAACAGGAAAAACTGGTACACGACCTGAGCGAAGAACTGAATAAAATCTCTGCTAATCATAAACGTCTTCTTAAAGAAGAAGTGGATGCGGAAGACATTGCAGAGAATGTAGCCAAAGCTACCGGTATCCCGGTATCTAAAATGATGCAGAGTGAGAAGGATAAATTGTTACATCTGGAAGAAGAATTGCATCAGCGGGTAGTTGGACAGGACGAAGCCATTATCGCGGTTTCTGATGCCATCCGCCGCAGTCGCGCCGGTTTACAGGATCCTCGCCGCCCGATCGGGTCTTTCATCTTCCTCGGTACCACCGGGGTGGGTAAAACAGAGCTGGCCAAAGCATTGGCGGAGTACCTGTTCGACGACGAAAACATGATGACGCGTATCGATATGAGCGAATACCAGGAGAAACATGCAGTAAGCCGACTGGTAGGAGCGCCTCCGGGATATGTTGGGTACGATGAAGGCGGACAGCTGACCGAAGCAGTACGCCGCAAACCTTACTCAGTGGTATTGCTGGACGAAATCGAAAAAGCGCACCCCGATACTTTTAACATTTTGTTACAGGTACTCGACGATGGACGCCTGACCGATAACAAAGGCCGCGTGGTGAACTTCAAGAACACCATCATTATCATGACCAGCAATATGGGCAGCCATATCATCCAGGAAAATTTTGAAAACATTAATGACTCCAACAGAGAAGAGATTGTAGATAAGACGAAGGAGGAAGTCATGAATCTGCTGAAACAAACGATCAGACCTGAATTCCTGAACAGGGTAGATGAGGTGATCATGTTCCAGCCATTAATGAGATCTGAAATTAAAGGAATAATTAACATTCAGTTGCAGCAACTGAAGGACATGGTAGCGAAAAATGGCATGATATTGGAATTTTCTGATTATGCGCTCGAATACCTTTCCGTTCAGGGTTACGACCCACAGTTTGGTGCAAGACCGCTGAAACGCCTCATTCAAAAAGAAATCATCAACCTGTTAAGTAAGAAGATTCTGGCAGGAGATATTGATAAGTCAAAACCAGTGTTGATCGATGTGTTTGACGGCGTAGTAGTAATAAGAAACAAGTAA
- a CDS encoding transglutaminase domain-containing protein yields MRYTLVTVASVVSCLFALSTHAQDGSKMKFGRVAKEEFTDKKFAQDTGAHAIVLSEIGSSSFEAEGGDFRLVHKVHRRLRIVDKNGYDAATVRIRLYKGDNAEEKLVNLKAASYNLQNGEVVETRMDSKSIFNDKVDKNMLVKKFTLPAVLEGTIIEYSYTITSPYYRYLRSWDFQGAYPRLWSEYSVSIPEYYDYMLIPQGFEKFAVQTKDYSRSTFTFREEKHGAGAAAEMVTVSPNITNYHWALKDVPAVRNESYITTTDNYVSRVEFQLSGINYPGMERKPIRSTWEQLMIDLMKSEQLGGVLNNNNGFLSDQVNELVKDAKTDKEKAHKIYAWVRDNYSCTDHSEVWMERPLKAVFNAKSGNVSEINMLLTAMLKKAGLFASPVILSTRDNGYVYQFYPLTTRFNYVLAGVNLGDEYATLDASHSLMGFGKLPPDCYNGAARTVDEFATPVILSADSLKEQQFTSVLLGKLENGNLTGSFAQRPTYFGSYSIRNKVKEKGMDDLFSGIKKSYTGEIEISNKEIEDLKELEQPVMLKYDFKMQVGDGDVLYINPLMGEAYKSNPFKSMERHFPVEMNAIQDEVYSLNMEVPEGYVVDELPKSAIANYNETEGTFQYLIQQQGDHIQLRCRIKLNKAVFMPDEYPTLREFYDLIVKKQAEQIVLKKKK; encoded by the coding sequence ATGCGCTATACCCTTGTTACTGTAGCCTCAGTTGTGAGTTGTTTGTTTGCCCTGTCCACCCATGCCCAGGATGGCAGCAAAATGAAGTTCGGAAGAGTAGCTAAAGAAGAATTTACAGATAAGAAGTTCGCACAGGATACCGGCGCCCATGCCATTGTCCTCTCAGAAATCGGATCTTCTTCCTTTGAAGCAGAGGGGGGCGATTTTCGGCTGGTACATAAAGTACACCGGCGACTTCGTATTGTAGATAAAAACGGCTATGATGCCGCCACGGTCCGCATCCGCCTGTATAAAGGCGATAATGCGGAAGAAAAACTCGTCAACCTGAAAGCTGCTTCCTATAACCTGCAGAATGGCGAGGTAGTAGAAACGAGAATGGACAGCAAAAGTATATTCAACGATAAGGTGGATAAAAATATGCTGGTGAAGAAATTCACGCTGCCTGCTGTGCTGGAAGGTACCATCATTGAATATTCTTACACTATCACATCGCCTTATTACAGATACCTGAGATCCTGGGATTTTCAGGGCGCCTATCCACGCCTGTGGAGCGAATACTCCGTGTCTATCCCGGAGTATTACGACTATATGCTGATCCCTCAGGGATTTGAGAAATTTGCCGTGCAAACAAAAGACTATTCCCGTAGCACCTTCACGTTCCGGGAGGAAAAACATGGCGCCGGCGCTGCCGCAGAAATGGTCACCGTTTCTCCGAATATCACCAATTACCATTGGGCGCTGAAAGATGTTCCGGCAGTCAGAAACGAGAGCTATATTACTACCACCGATAACTACGTTTCCCGCGTGGAATTCCAGCTTTCCGGCATCAACTACCCGGGCATGGAGCGTAAACCGATACGCAGTACCTGGGAACAACTGATGATCGATCTGATGAAATCAGAACAGCTGGGAGGTGTACTGAATAACAACAACGGCTTCCTTTCTGATCAGGTGAACGAATTGGTGAAAGATGCTAAAACAGATAAAGAAAAAGCCCATAAAATTTATGCCTGGGTAAGGGATAACTACTCCTGTACTGACCATAGCGAGGTATGGATGGAGCGCCCCCTGAAAGCTGTTTTTAATGCTAAGAGTGGAAACGTTTCAGAGATCAACATGTTGCTGACTGCCATGCTGAAAAAAGCCGGCCTGTTTGCTTCTCCTGTTATCCTGAGCACCCGCGATAACGGATACGTTTACCAGTTTTATCCGTTGACTACCCGCTTTAACTATGTACTGGCAGGAGTTAATCTGGGAGATGAATATGCAACACTGGATGCTTCTCATTCGTTGATGGGCTTTGGTAAACTCCCTCCTGATTGCTATAACGGTGCCGCCAGAACGGTAGACGAATTTGCCACTCCGGTAATATTATCGGCCGATTCGCTGAAGGAACAACAGTTCACCAGTGTGCTGCTGGGCAAACTCGAAAACGGGAATCTCACCGGCTCATTTGCACAACGCCCTACTTATTTCGGCTCCTACAGTATCCGCAACAAGGTGAAGGAAAAAGGCATGGACGACCTGTTTTCCGGTATCAAAAAAAGTTACACCGGAGAGATTGAAATAAGTAATAAGGAAATTGAAGACCTGAAAGAGCTGGAACAGCCTGTCATGTTGAAATATGATTTTAAGATGCAGGTAGGCGACGGCGATGTACTTTACATTAATCCTTTAATGGGAGAAGCATATAAAAGCAACCCGTTCAAATCCATGGAACGCCACTTCCCGGTGGAAATGAACGCTATTCAGGATGAGGTGTACTCCCTCAATATGGAAGTGCCCGAAGGTTATGTGGTCGACGAACTGCCTAAATCGGCTATTGCCAACTACAATGAAACAGAAGGAACCTTCCAGTACCTGATTCAGCAGCAGGGCGATCATATCCAGCTTCGCTGCAGGATCAAACTGAATAAAGCCGTTTTTATGCCGGATGAATATCCCACCCTGCGGGAATTCTACGACCTGATAGTAAAGAAGCAGGCAGAACAGATTGTTTTAAAGAAGAAAAAGTAG
- a CDS encoding DUF3857 domain-containing protein, with translation MCKLLSIGIAAGLLAVTLHATAGDPEYPVSAIAAAMKENAHVVKRLEEVSVKINDAQDVRYTHRYVKTILDEAGADDAEMIEQYDKLREIRSISGTLYDAEGKVIKRLKQSDIRDVSAVDGSSLMTDARVKIHRFYNVVYPYTIEYTIEMKFNNTLMSTSWQPQDDVDCTVEQSKLTVEAPAAFELRYQEYLYNGQPVVTEAKGAKVYTWEVKQLAALKDEPYPIEFYRRTPSVFVGAVNFELEDYKGSRRSWKDFGSFVYKLNEGRTTLPDNIKTKVHELTDNLKTRNEKISALYKFLQQNTRYISVQLGIGGWQAYDATYVATKGYGDCKALSNYMKSLLQEAGISSNLVLINGSPNRRTIREDFPSLQFNHMILCVPDVKDTTWLECTSHIDPAGYLGSYTGGRPALVIDEKESKLAFTPVYGMDANLQTRSITATVDSTGNVSAAVVTRFTGEQQDELNMKTHALSREKLLELLHKELDLSSYDISDYQFRELGTPIPSMEEKIGINAHNYATVTGKRMFFLPNLLSRNGQKLEEDTLRRSPVRFNYAYRDIDTVHFILPAGYKPESLPAPVAISGKFGTYTASILVNGNTLSYIRKMERKAGSFPPTDYPELVKFYTTIYKSDRSRIVLVKN, from the coding sequence ATGTGTAAGTTGTTATCGATAGGCATAGCAGCAGGTCTGCTTGCTGTAACGCTGCATGCCACTGCCGGTGACCCGGAATACCCTGTCAGCGCTATCGCTGCTGCAATGAAGGAAAATGCACATGTGGTGAAACGCCTGGAGGAAGTATCCGTAAAAATTAATGATGCGCAGGATGTGCGCTATACCCACCGGTACGTTAAAACAATACTGGATGAAGCAGGAGCTGATGATGCAGAGATGATTGAACAATACGACAAACTCCGCGAAATCCGCTCTATCAGCGGCACGCTCTACGACGCGGAGGGAAAAGTGATAAAACGCCTGAAACAAAGCGATATCCGCGATGTAAGCGCTGTGGATGGCAGCAGCCTGATGACGGACGCCAGGGTGAAAATTCACCGGTTCTACAATGTCGTATACCCGTATACGATAGAGTATACCATTGAGATGAAATTTAACAATACCCTTATGTCAACTTCCTGGCAGCCCCAGGACGACGTTGATTGTACAGTAGAACAGAGTAAGCTGACTGTAGAGGCGCCTGCAGCTTTCGAACTGCGTTATCAGGAATACCTGTATAATGGTCAGCCGGTGGTTACCGAAGCAAAAGGTGCTAAGGTCTATACCTGGGAAGTTAAGCAGCTGGCTGCGTTAAAGGATGAACCTTACCCGATCGAATTCTACCGCCGTACTCCAAGTGTTTTCGTGGGGGCCGTAAATTTTGAACTGGAAGACTACAAAGGAAGCCGTCGCTCGTGGAAAGACTTTGGCAGCTTTGTGTATAAGCTGAATGAAGGCAGAACAACACTGCCGGATAATATAAAAACTAAAGTACATGAACTAACGGATAATCTGAAAACGCGTAACGAAAAGATCAGTGCACTTTACAAATTTCTGCAGCAGAATACCCGCTATATCAGCGTACAATTGGGTATAGGTGGCTGGCAGGCGTATGATGCCACCTACGTGGCTACAAAAGGATACGGTGATTGTAAAGCGCTTTCCAATTACATGAAATCGTTGCTGCAGGAAGCAGGGATCAGCTCAAACCTGGTGCTGATAAACGGAAGCCCTAACCGGCGCACCATCCGCGAAGATTTTCCATCTCTCCAATTTAACCACATGATCCTTTGTGTGCCTGATGTGAAAGATACCACCTGGCTGGAATGTACCAGCCATATTGATCCTGCCGGATACCTCGGATCTTACACTGGTGGCCGACCTGCATTGGTAATAGATGAAAAGGAAAGTAAACTGGCATTCACGCCGGTTTATGGTATGGATGCTAATCTCCAAACACGAAGCATCACCGCAACAGTAGATAGTACCGGCAACGTAAGTGCAGCAGTCGTAACCCGCTTCACCGGCGAACAACAGGACGAGCTGAATATGAAAACCCATGCCTTGAGCAGGGAAAAATTACTGGAGCTGCTCCATAAAGAGCTGGACCTCTCCAGTTATGATATCAGCGATTATCAATTCCGGGAGCTGGGAACACCCATCCCTTCGATGGAAGAAAAGATCGGGATCAATGCGCATAACTACGCCACTGTTACCGGTAAACGCATGTTCTTTCTGCCTAACCTCCTTTCCCGGAATGGCCAGAAACTGGAAGAAGATACCCTCCGCCGGTCTCCTGTCAGGTTTAACTATGCCTACAGAGATATCGATACGGTCCACTTCATCCTGCCTGCAGGCTATAAGCCGGAATCCTTGCCTGCACCGGTTGCCATATCCGGTAAGTTTGGTACTTATACCGCCTCCATCCTGGTGAATGGCAACACCTTAAGCTACATCCGGAAAATGGAACGCAAAGCCGGATCATTTCCGCCAACTGATTATCCCGAGCTTGTAAAATTCTACACCACGATCTATAAATCTGATCGAAGCAGAATTGTATTAGTGAAGAATTAA
- a CDS encoding nucleoside deaminase, protein MTGERERRFMQHAIALSRRGMENGDGGPFGAVVVRGDEIVGEGWNQVLMHSDPTAHAEVVAIREACRKLGSFQLHDCEIFTSCEPCPMCLGAIYWARPQRVYYANSKEDAAAINFDDSFIYHEIGVAHDHKKIPLIPLPDKAALAVFQDWRNKSDKKLY, encoded by the coding sequence ATGACCGGAGAAAGAGAAAGAAGATTTATGCAACATGCTATTGCACTATCACGCAGAGGAATGGAAAATGGAGATGGTGGCCCTTTTGGTGCAGTAGTGGTAAGAGGAGATGAAATAGTAGGAGAGGGATGGAATCAGGTACTGATGCATTCAGACCCTACTGCCCATGCTGAAGTGGTGGCCATCCGTGAGGCTTGTAGAAAATTAGGCTCCTTCCAGCTGCACGACTGCGAAATATTTACCTCTTGCGAGCCCTGTCCGATGTGTCTCGGTGCCATTTACTGGGCACGCCCTCAACGTGTTTATTATGCTAACTCAAAGGAAGATGCCGCTGCCATCAATTTCGATGACTCTTTCATCTACCACGAAATAGGCGTGGCGCATGATCATAAAAAGATACCGCTGATACCACTCCCCGACAAAGCAGCCCTCGCCGTTTTCCAGGATTGGAGAAACAAATCAGACAAAAAACTCTATTAA
- a CDS encoding DUF937 domain-containing protein: protein MSFDLLESVKNIFNNNVVSQASSQLGESEGGIQKALSGIVPMVLTGLLNKAGTSGAAGGLLDMVKGVAGEANPSSITGALQGGAGGVLSKGGDLLRSLFGDKVNSIVGTLSSYAGIKESSANTLLQSTTPATLGAVGQYAAQNNLTPSSFLSFLDTQKDKILGAIPGGINLAGILGLGSLGELGKKLGGLAGGAGAAGVVNATKQAGGGKWLWSLLLILVAVLLLWYLMRGCGGNKAGSSPASDSITTTQLADSASKNIPEAVTGTRESIKVTLPDGTVLDAYKGGIEDQLVAFLKDDSRKPGKDVWFDFDNLNFKVGSAELTDESMKQVGNIAAIMKAFPKAKIKIGGYTDRTGDSTANLHLSKERAEAVLGALKKSNTNTDQLIGADGYGSQFAKAAANAPEADRVKDRHISVSVREK, encoded by the coding sequence ATGTCTTTCGATTTACTGGAAAGCGTTAAAAACATTTTCAACAACAATGTAGTTAGTCAGGCCTCATCACAGCTTGGAGAAAGTGAAGGGGGCATTCAGAAAGCATTATCGGGCATTGTACCGATGGTATTAACGGGCCTGCTTAACAAAGCCGGGACATCCGGTGCAGCGGGTGGTTTACTGGATATGGTGAAGGGTGTTGCAGGAGAAGCGAATCCATCGTCTATTACCGGAGCGCTGCAAGGTGGTGCTGGCGGCGTATTGAGTAAAGGGGGCGACCTGTTGCGCAGTTTGTTTGGCGACAAGGTGAATTCCATTGTTGGTACATTGTCGTCGTATGCGGGTATCAAGGAATCCTCCGCCAATACACTGCTTCAGAGCACTACACCTGCCACATTGGGAGCGGTGGGGCAATATGCCGCGCAAAATAATCTTACACCATCATCATTCCTCTCCTTCCTGGATACGCAGAAAGACAAGATACTGGGAGCCATACCGGGTGGCATCAACCTGGCCGGGATATTGGGTTTGGGTAGTTTGGGCGAGCTGGGTAAAAAACTTGGCGGCCTGGCAGGCGGCGCTGGTGCGGCCGGCGTGGTCAACGCCACGAAACAGGCGGGAGGCGGCAAGTGGCTATGGTCGTTATTACTGATCCTTGTGGCTGTTTTGTTATTGTGGTACCTGATGCGCGGATGCGGAGGAAATAAAGCAGGCAGCAGCCCGGCAAGCGACAGCATTACCACTACCCAGCTGGCTGATTCTGCCTCTAAAAATATACCCGAAGCAGTAACAGGTACCCGGGAAAGTATTAAAGTAACATTGCCGGATGGTACTGTACTGGATGCCTACAAAGGCGGTATAGAAGATCAGCTGGTAGCCTTCCTGAAAGATGATAGCCGCAAGCCTGGCAAAGATGTGTGGTTTGATTTTGACAACCTGAATTTCAAAGTAGGCAGTGCAGAGCTGACTGACGAAAGTATGAAACAGGTAGGAAATATAGCGGCCATCATGAAAGCCTTTCCTAAAGCCAAGATCAAGATTGGTGGTTATACAGACCGTACAGGAGATAGTACTGCCAACCTGCATCTTTCAAAAGAACGCGCAGAAGCCGTACTTGGCGCCTTGAAAAAATCCAACACCAATACGGACCAGCTTATTGGGGCCGATGGCTACGGCTCACAGTTTGCCAAAGCAGCGGCCAATGCGCCGGAAGCAGACCGGGTGAAGGATAGGCATATATCGGTGAGTGTGAGAGAGAAATAG
- a CDS encoding zf-HC2 domain-containing protein translates to MNEHFNDIFVTTGCPSQQQLLDYVQGKLSPEEQHEVEMHLADCELCSDALEGLSAIKEKEKIPGWIIEMKWGLLKKLRRRYRPRRKSEHYIYLTVIIVAILFLLLALFWAYHFSQKGFGH, encoded by the coding sequence ATGAACGAGCATTTCAACGATATTTTTGTTACTACAGGCTGTCCTTCGCAACAGCAGCTGCTGGACTACGTCCAGGGAAAGCTGTCGCCCGAAGAGCAGCATGAAGTAGAAATGCACCTGGCTGACTGTGAACTTTGCAGCGATGCATTGGAGGGACTGTCCGCCATCAAAGAAAAGGAGAAGATACCCGGCTGGATCATCGAAATGAAATGGGGCCTGCTGAAGAAACTCCGGAGACGTTACCGGCCACGAAGGAAAAGCGAGCATTACATCTATCTCACGGTGATCATTGTTGCCATACTCTTCCTGTTACTGGCGCTTTTCTGGGCATATCACTTTTCTCAGAAAGGGTTCGGGCATTGA
- a CDS encoding sigma-70 family RNA polymerase sigma factor: protein MTNPDIQQLTDQELLQRFKADNNSDWVGVLFDRYALLLLGMCMKYLKNEEDARDAVQQIFLKVLSDINKHEIQYFRAWIYQVTKNYCLMQLRQKHMKYKEEISDKHAADMAVEAEDKQTYQEKDLLLENMGQAMAQLNEEQKVCVDLFYLQKKSYQEIADRTGYSLLQVKSYIQNGKRNLKLILEKQQRANKR, encoded by the coding sequence GTGACGAATCCAGATATACAACAACTAACAGACCAGGAGCTCCTGCAACGGTTCAAAGCTGATAACAACAGTGATTGGGTAGGTGTGCTGTTTGACCGCTATGCGCTGCTATTACTGGGTATGTGTATGAAATACCTAAAAAACGAGGAAGATGCCCGCGATGCGGTACAGCAGATCTTCCTGAAGGTATTATCCGATATTAATAAACATGAAATACAGTATTTCCGGGCCTGGATATACCAGGTAACTAAAAACTATTGCCTGATGCAGCTGCGTCAGAAGCATATGAAGTATAAGGAAGAGATATCCGATAAGCATGCTGCCGATATGGCTGTTGAAGCGGAAGACAAGCAAACATACCAGGAGAAGGATCTGTTGCTGGAAAACATGGGACAGGCCATGGCTCAGCTGAATGAGGAACAGAAGGTATGTGTGGATCTGTTCTATCTGCAGAAGAAGTCGTACCAGGAAATTGCCGATCGGACAGGATATAGCCTGCTACAGGTTAAGAGCTATATTCAGAATGGAAAGAGGAACCTGAAACTTATACTGGAAAAACAACAACGCGCAAATAAGCGTTAA
- the queG gene encoding tRNA epoxyqueuosine(34) reductase QueG gives MTHTQFIKALAKELGFDHCGIARAEQLDDDARRLEAWLNKGMHGNMQYMENHFDMRIDPRKLVDGAQSVITLLFNYFPSEQQRADAPRISKYAYGQDYHDVIRARLRTMLQRMQEHIGPVQGRGFVDSAPVLERAWARRSGLGWIGKNGNLIHKQAGSFFFIATLITDLALEYDGPVTDHCGSCTRCLDACPTEALVAPGVVDGSKCISYFTIELKEQLIPGNMQGQFDNWMFGCDTCQDVCPWNRFSKANEEAAFTPIPAILNFSTSDWEDLTEDAFREIFRHSPLKRSKFAGIRRNLDFIKLSS, from the coding sequence ATGACCCACACGCAATTTATAAAGGCACTGGCGAAGGAGCTGGGATTCGATCATTGTGGCATCGCCAGGGCGGAGCAGCTGGATGATGATGCGCGCCGGCTGGAAGCGTGGCTGAATAAGGGTATGCATGGCAACATGCAGTATATGGAAAACCATTTCGATATGCGTATAGATCCCCGTAAACTGGTAGACGGGGCACAGTCGGTGATCACCCTGTTATTCAACTATTTCCCTTCCGAACAGCAGCGGGCCGATGCCCCCCGGATCTCCAAATATGCTTATGGCCAGGATTATCATGATGTGATCAGGGCCCGGCTGCGGACTATGTTACAGCGGATGCAGGAACATATCGGGCCGGTACAGGGGCGTGGATTTGTAGATTCAGCACCAGTGCTGGAACGGGCGTGGGCAAGGCGCAGCGGGTTAGGGTGGATAGGCAAGAACGGAAACCTGATCCATAAACAGGCGGGGTCTTTTTTCTTTATTGCCACGCTGATTACGGATCTGGCGCTGGAATATGACGGCCCGGTAACGGATCATTGCGGCAGCTGTACCCGATGTTTGGATGCCTGCCCAACGGAGGCCCTGGTAGCACCGGGGGTTGTAGACGGCAGTAAATGTATTTCCTATTTTACCATAGAACTGAAAGAGCAGCTGATCCCTGGCAATATGCAGGGGCAGTTTGATAACTGGATGTTCGGTTGTGATACCTGTCAGGATGTATGCCCCTGGAATCGCTTTTCGAAAGCCAATGAGGAAGCCGCATTTACCCCGATACCAGCCATATTGAACTTTTCTACCAGCGACTGGGAGGATCTTACGGAAGATGCCTTCCGCGAAATATTCCGCCATTCCCCGCTCAAGCGGAGCAAATTCGCCGGGATACGGCGGAATCTGGATTTTATAAAGCTTTCTTCTTAG